The genomic segment GGAAGCGGAAAAACTGTACCGGCATTCAAAGCAGGCAAAGGGATTCGGCTACACGGTGATGAGTGCTGTTGTTAAAACCCGCAGTAAGGGAGTGCAGACCATTATTGAAAAAATCCTATTTGAAAGCGAAGCTGATTTTTTGCGATTTATTCAAAAAGAAACGGAAGCCTGCAATTTCAAAACAAACCTCGAACATATTAAAATGCAATGTCTCAAACTTGATGCTGCAGATATTATGCATGACTGGACGGTCAAGCATAGTTCCGTTTTAACCGAGGCGTTTGACGCACAGTATTGGGAACAGCTTTTTTTATGCGCGGATTGGTTTATACATCATAGCCCGTGCGGATTATACCTGCGCGAAATTCCGCTTCCAGTACACACAAAGTTTATCGAACAAAACCGTGCACTCATTTTCTCGCTGTATTGCGCACTCAAAAGAGATTGGCATCGAGATGAAACCGCTGGGCAGCGCAGTGATAGAGCACAACCGCTCGCTGCTGAATCCTGCAATGGGCGTAGCGCGGGAGAAAAAGCAACGGAATTACAAAACACTGCGGAAGCTATATATGCCGAATGGGGAGTTCGCACGGCATCGCCATTTGTCCGTCTCCGTTTATTGGATGAGGCAATCAGCGTAACTATTGCGGGAGAAACGCTTAAAAGCGGTGAAGTACAACTACCGCTTGAATCGTTTGCAACACTGCGCTTTAATTCCGTCGATACTATTTTTATTGTTGAAAATCTGCTGGTGTATTTGACATTCCCCACTGTTCCTAAAGGGCTCTGCATTTTCGGTTCGGGATTTGCCGCCGTACAATTACAGCACAATATCCATCTACGTCAAAAGAAGCTCTATTACTTCGGGGATATAGACGAACACGGTTTTGAAATCCTGTCGGAATTTCGTGCAATCTTTCCGGACGTTACCTCATTTTGTATGGATAGCACAACTTACCAAACATTCGCGCAGTTTGCCGTTCCCGGAAAATCCTCTAAGCGGAATAGTGCCGACCTGTGTCTCACCGCCGAAGAGTTAGCGCTTTTCCGTTATTTGCGGGAACACACCGAGTGCAACAGACTTGAGCAGGAACGTCTTCCGCAGGATTTTATCAAGGAAAGACTCGCATCACTTATAACGATAAGGAATAGTTATGCAAAGCTCTGACAGTGCATATATAGCAACCTTAATTGCGGAAGATTCGGGATTGCGGCTTTTACGTTCAAAGAATCCCGCACCGGTTATTTCATTTCTTTTTAAAATATTCAGAGAGCGGCATCTGCAAACCGTCAATGCAGATCGGTTTGAAACGCTGCTGGCGGATTTTTTGCGATCACAGGAATTTTCCGGTTTTGACAATAGCAGTATCGACGATTGGTATGATTGGGAAACGGCAGAAATACAAAACAGCGAAGAGTTCAGACTTGCAACGCAAAGCATCGAGGCGCGCGCTCATTTTTTAGCAAATAAATGGTGTTCGGAAAAGGTCGGCTATATCAAAAAATACTATAATGAGCGGCAGGATGTGATTATCGAACTGAGCGCGGGAGTGGAACGGCTGTTTACCTGGCTGGATACGATGGATTCAAAAATGTTTATCGGTACAGAATCCCGCTTTCAAGATATTCTGCATAAACTCAGAGAGCTTTCGGAAAACACTACGCACGATCCTCAAACACAAATTGCAGAACTTGAAAAACAGAAAGAAGCATTGCAGCAACGTATAGATGCAATTAAAACAACCGGAGAGGCGGAAGTGTATACGCCGGTGCAAATGGTTGAACGGTTACGTGAAGTTTCAAAAGCGGCACGCGAACTCTTATCGGATTTCCGGCAGGTAGAAGAAAATTTTAAAACCATTCTTGCTGATGTATACAAAAAACAGTCGGTGAGCGAAACAAAAGG from the Treponema medium genome contains:
- a CDS encoding DUF3322 and DUF2220 domain-containing protein, translating into MISVEAIRKKAEHKFVPYLYSVLNGDDAFFPLHIPAARGSATDDFAMRKTEAEKLYRHSKQAKGFGYTVMSAVVKTRSKGVQTIIEKILFESEADFLRFIQKETEACNFKTNLEHIKMQCLKLDAADIMHDWTVKHSSVLTEAFDAQYWEQLFLCADWFIHHSPCGLYLREIPLPVHTKFIEQNRALIFSLYCALKRDWHRDETAGQRSDRAQPLAAESCNGRSAGEKATELQNTAEAIYAEWGVRTASPFVRLRLLDEAISVTIAGETLKSGEVQLPLESFATLRFNSVDTIFIVENLLVYLTFPTVPKGLCIFGSGFAAVQLQHNIHLRQKKLYYFGDIDEHGFEILSEFRAIFPDVTSFCMDSTTYQTFAQFAVPGKSSKRNSADLCLTAEELALFRYLREHTECNRLEQERLPQDFIKERLASLITIRNSYAKL